From Stenotrophomonas nitritireducens, the proteins below share one genomic window:
- the cysG gene encoding siroheme synthase CysG, translated as MFPLFADLKGRAVLVVGGGAVAERKTEALLRAGALPRVGAPALSPGLQQLADAGQVRWLNGRFDPAWLDQAIWLVIAATDDAAINHAVAEAAEARRLFVNVVDDAALSGFHVPAVVERGPLQIAISSGGGAPMVARHVRRQIEELFDQAWGQLAQLVSRKRGVIRERFPELAARRRFFDRLIEGPLLGLLRARQSIAAETQLLLDMAAEAPAHAGSVVLVGAGSGDPGLLTLNALRALNQADVILHDRLVSADVLQLARRDADFIEVGKSARGHSTAQEHIHALMLEHARAGKRVVRLKGGDAFVFGRGGEELQFLRAHGIAFEVVPGITAALACAAYAGIPLTHRDHAQQLRLVTAHCRDSLDTLDWPALAQPRQTLVFYMGVAALAQIRSHLLGAGLPASTPFALIENGSRANQRVVSGQLRQLPDAASQHQVQSPALLILGEVAALADELNWFGATPLHATPTVSSLSAKTTTPTLADAA; from the coding sequence TTGTTCCCCCTATTTGCCGACCTCAAGGGTCGGGCTGTGCTGGTTGTCGGTGGGGGCGCGGTGGCCGAACGCAAAACCGAGGCGCTGCTGCGTGCCGGCGCCCTGCCCCGGGTGGGGGCGCCTGCGCTGAGCCCCGGCCTGCAACAGCTGGCCGATGCCGGCCAGGTGCGTTGGCTCAATGGCCGGTTCGACCCGGCCTGGCTGGACCAGGCGATCTGGCTGGTGATCGCGGCCACCGACGACGCCGCCATCAACCATGCCGTCGCCGAGGCCGCCGAAGCGCGGCGCCTGTTCGTCAACGTGGTGGACGATGCAGCGCTGTCCGGCTTCCATGTGCCGGCGGTGGTGGAACGTGGCCCGCTGCAGATCGCCATTTCCAGCGGCGGCGGCGCGCCGATGGTGGCCCGTCACGTGCGTCGGCAGATTGAAGAACTGTTCGACCAGGCCTGGGGACAACTGGCCCAACTGGTCAGCCGCAAGCGCGGGGTGATACGTGAACGTTTCCCCGAACTGGCTGCACGCCGCCGTTTCTTCGACCGTTTGATCGAAGGCCCGCTGCTCGGGCTGTTGCGCGCGCGCCAGTCGATCGCGGCCGAAACCCAGTTGCTACTGGACATGGCGGCCGAAGCACCGGCGCATGCCGGTTCGGTGGTGCTGGTGGGCGCCGGCTCCGGCGACCCGGGCCTGCTCACCCTCAACGCCTTGCGCGCGCTCAACCAGGCCGATGTGATCCTGCATGACCGCCTGGTCAGCGCTGATGTGCTGCAGCTTGCGCGCCGCGATGCGGACTTCATCGAGGTCGGCAAATCCGCGCGCGGGCACAGCACCGCGCAGGAACATATTCATGCACTGATGCTCGAGCACGCGCGTGCGGGCAAGCGCGTGGTGCGGCTCAAGGGTGGCGATGCCTTCGTATTCGGCCGCGGCGGCGAGGAACTGCAGTTCCTGCGCGCCCACGGCATTGCCTTCGAGGTGGTGCCCGGCATCACCGCGGCGCTGGCCTGCGCCGCCTACGCCGGCATTCCGTTGACCCACCGCGATCATGCCCAGCAACTGCGCCTGGTCACCGCGCACTGCCGGGATTCGCTGGATACGCTGGATTGGCCGGCGCTGGCGCAACCACGGCAGACCCTGGTGTTCTACATGGGGGTGGCCGCGCTGGCGCAGATCCGCAGCCACCTGCTGGGCGCCGGGCTGCCCGCCAGCACGCCATTTGCACTGATCGAAAACGGCTCGCGCGCCAACCAGCGCGTGGTCAGCGGCCAGCTCAGGCAGCTGCCCGATGCCGCTTCGCAGCACCAGGTGCAGTCACCGGCACTGCTGATCCTCGGCGAGGTGGCGGCATTGGCCGACGAACTGAACTGGTTCGGCGCCACGCCGCTGCACGCAACGCCCACTGTTTCCTCACTTTCCGCAAAGACGACAACGCCCACACTGGCCGACGCCGCCTGA
- the cysK gene encoding cysteine synthase A, which yields MALYNSILDTIGNTPVVKLNRLAPAGVDIYVKVESFNPAGSVKDRLALAIILDAEKKGLIKPGDTIVEATSGNTGVALAMVAAARGYKFVATMVETFSIERRKLMRAYGAKVILTPAAERGTGMVRKAKELAQQHGWFLASQFANPANPAYHRQTTAAEILRDFAGKRLDYFVSGWGTGGTLTGVGEVLKLARPDTRIIATEPAGAALLAGKDFSPHKIQGWTPDFIPEVLNRNVYDQLLSIQDERAIETSRRLAAEEGIFVGISSGATVASALDVAASAEAGSVILAMLPDTGERYFSTPLFADVNDGSDDDWLAGLP from the coding sequence ATGGCCCTGTACAACAGCATTCTGGACACCATCGGCAATACCCCGGTGGTCAAGCTCAACCGGCTTGCGCCGGCCGGCGTGGACATCTACGTCAAGGTCGAGTCGTTCAACCCGGCCGGCTCGGTCAAGGACCGGCTGGCCCTGGCCATCATCCTCGACGCCGAGAAAAAGGGCCTGATCAAGCCCGGCGATACCATCGTGGAAGCCACCTCGGGCAATACCGGCGTCGCTCTGGCAATGGTGGCTGCCGCACGCGGCTACAAGTTCGTCGCGACCATGGTGGAAACCTTCTCCATCGAACGCCGCAAGCTGATGCGTGCCTACGGCGCCAAGGTGATCCTGACCCCGGCCGCCGAGCGCGGCACCGGCATGGTGCGCAAGGCCAAGGAGCTGGCCCAGCAGCACGGCTGGTTCCTGGCCAGCCAGTTCGCCAACCCGGCCAACCCGGCGTATCACCGCCAGACCACCGCCGCCGAGATCCTGCGCGACTTCGCCGGCAAGCGCCTGGACTACTTTGTCAGCGGCTGGGGTACAGGTGGCACATTGACCGGCGTCGGCGAGGTACTCAAGCTGGCCCGGCCCGACACCCGCATCATCGCAACCGAACCAGCTGGCGCCGCATTGCTGGCCGGCAAGGATTTCAGCCCGCACAAGATCCAGGGCTGGACCCCGGATTTCATCCCGGAAGTGCTCAACCGCAACGTCTACGACCAGCTGCTGTCGATCCAGGACGAACGCGCGATTGAAACCTCGCGGCGGCTGGCTGCCGAGGAAGGCATCTTCGTCGGCATTTCCTCCGGCGCCACTGTCGCCAGTGCGCTGGATGTGGCCGCCAGCGCCGAGGCCGGCTCTGTGATCCTGGCGATGCTGCCCGACACCGGCGAGCGCTACTTCTCCACCCCGCTGTTCGCCGACGTCAACGATGGCTCTGACGACGACTGGCTGGCCGGTCTTCCGTAA
- a CDS encoding O-acetyl-ADP-ribose deacetylase, with protein sequence MNIEVWQGDITELAVDVIVNAANETLLGGGGVDGAIHRAAGPGLLRECEQLPELRPGVRCPTGEVRATGGHDLPARHVFHTVGPVWRDGRHDEAALLANCYWQSLRLAEQMGLESIAFPAISCGVYGYPLHQAAVIAATETLTWQKSHARPSRIVLVAYNAAAFKIYQQALASAAPAPEQAAPVLASFAGGFAAAH encoded by the coding sequence ATGAACATTGAAGTTTGGCAGGGCGACATCACCGAACTGGCGGTTGACGTCATCGTCAACGCAGCCAACGAAACCCTGCTCGGCGGCGGCGGCGTGGACGGCGCCATCCATCGAGCCGCAGGCCCCGGGCTGTTGCGCGAATGCGAGCAGCTGCCCGAGCTGCGACCCGGCGTGCGCTGCCCCACTGGCGAGGTGCGCGCCACCGGCGGCCACGATCTGCCGGCACGGCATGTCTTCCATACCGTCGGCCCGGTCTGGCGCGATGGTCGCCACGATGAAGCTGCGTTGCTGGCCAATTGCTATTGGCAATCGCTGCGACTGGCCGAGCAGATGGGTCTTGAATCGATTGCTTTCCCGGCAATCAGTTGCGGCGTGTACGGCTACCCGCTGCATCAGGCGGCAGTGATTGCCGCCACCGAAACCTTGACCTGGCAGAAGAGCCATGCGCGGCCATCGCGCATCGTGCTGGTGGCCTACAACGCCGCGGCGTTCAAGATCTACCAGCAGGCCTTGGCCAGCGCAGCCCCTGCGCCGGAGCAGGCTGCACCGGTGCTGGCGTCATTTGCAGGTGGGTTTGCGGCTGCGCATTGA
- a CDS encoding M1 family metallopeptidase — protein MHRRITLGLFASMMAVSALAAEPRGFDVQHYATTLDLDIAATQLRGETLVHFNATAPLSQLVLDSGELVIDAAMHAGEPLRFQQADGKLTVDLAQPLAAGEHASVQLRYHGKPRFGLEFAPARNEVYTVFSTDQWMPSINAPDERATLLLALRLPKGLQTAAVGDALPSRQLPDGRIEHRWQLRTPMPGYVYGFAAAPYRHVQQSHGTGMLHYYALDRSEAELSQLFTATGEMLDFFAERAGLAYQGDYHQALVERTIGQEMAGLSLMSEAYGKQVLADASQTGLIAHEAAHQWWGNRVTCAGWEHFWLNEGFANFMTAAWLQHSQGEAAYQAMVQGWEQRLRALREKGADRPLQYPDWNKPSADDRAVVYKKGAYVLHRLRLELGEEMFWRGLRQYTQANDGKSVVTADFQKAMEAAAGRSLQAFFDSWVYGVGGELG, from the coding sequence ATGCATCGCAGGATCACGCTGGGGCTGTTTGCATCGATGATGGCGGTGTCCGCTCTTGCTGCGGAACCACGCGGCTTTGATGTACAGCACTACGCAACCACCCTGGATCTGGATATCGCAGCCACTCAGCTGCGCGGCGAAACCCTGGTTCACTTCAATGCAACGGCGCCGCTGAGCCAGCTGGTTCTCGATAGCGGTGAGCTGGTCATTGACGCGGCCATGCACGCGGGCGAGCCGCTGCGCTTTCAGCAAGCCGATGGAAAGCTGACCGTCGACCTCGCGCAGCCCCTGGCTGCTGGTGAGCACGCCAGCGTGCAGCTGCGTTACCACGGCAAGCCGCGCTTCGGCCTGGAGTTCGCGCCGGCGCGCAACGAGGTGTACACCGTCTTTTCCACCGACCAGTGGATGCCATCGATCAATGCGCCGGACGAGCGCGCCACCTTGCTGCTTGCGCTGCGCCTGCCCAAGGGGCTGCAGACCGCGGCCGTCGGTGATGCCTTGCCGTCACGGCAGTTGCCCGATGGCCGTATCGAGCACCGCTGGCAGCTGCGCACGCCCATGCCTGGCTATGTTTACGGCTTCGCAGCCGCGCCTTATCGGCATGTGCAGCAGTCGCATGGCACCGGCATGCTGCATTACTACGCGCTGGATCGTTCCGAGGCAGAGCTGAGCCAGCTGTTTACCGCCACCGGCGAGATGCTCGACTTCTTCGCCGAACGGGCGGGGCTGGCCTACCAAGGCGACTATCACCAGGCACTGGTGGAGCGCACCATCGGCCAGGAGATGGCGGGGCTGTCCTTGATGTCGGAGGCCTATGGAAAACAGGTGCTTGCCGATGCCAGCCAGACCGGCTTGATCGCGCACGAGGCTGCACATCAATGGTGGGGTAACCGTGTCACCTGCGCGGGTTGGGAACACTTCTGGCTCAACGAAGGTTTCGCCAACTTCATGACGGCTGCATGGCTGCAGCACAGCCAGGGCGAGGCGGCCTACCAGGCGATGGTGCAGGGCTGGGAGCAGCGCTTGCGGGCGCTGCGTGAGAAGGGTGCCGATCGGCCATTGCAGTACCCGGACTGGAACAAGCCCAGCGCTGATGATCGTGCGGTGGTCTACAAGAAGGGCGCTTACGTGCTGCACCGGCTTCGCCTGGAGCTGGGTGAGGAGATGTTCTGGCGCGGGCTGCGCCAGTACACACAGGCAAACGATGGGAAGTCGGTGGTGACAGCGGACTTCCAGAAGGCAATGGAAGCGGCGGCAGGGCGCTCGCTGCAGGCGTTCTTTGATAGCTGGGTTTATGGCGTAGGCGGTGAGCTGGGGTGA
- a CDS encoding class I fructose-bisphosphate aldolase has product MSIELLAETAQAMVAPGKGIIAIDESTGTIAKRFASVGIENTEENRRAYRELLLTTPRLNEHISGAILYDETIRQSTKDGVPFAKYMADNGMIPGIKVDKGAHPLAGCPGELVTEGLDGLRERLQEYYKLGARFAKWRAVINIGDNMPSGTCIESNAHALARYAALCQECGLVPMVEPEVIMDGDHDIETCYEVTEATLRSLFDALYQQNVVLEGTILKASMVIPGKTCDEQVDVEEVAESTVMCLKSTVPAILPGVVFLSGGQSDEQSTAHLNAMNQMGNLPWPLSFSYGRAMQQAALKLWAKDMKGNYAAAQKTVFERAKENGQAAQGKWEG; this is encoded by the coding sequence ATGAGCATCGAACTGCTGGCTGAAACCGCCCAGGCCATGGTCGCCCCGGGTAAGGGCATCATCGCCATTGACGAATCCACCGGTACGATCGCCAAGCGCTTCGCAAGCGTCGGCATCGAGAACACGGAAGAAAACCGTCGTGCCTACCGCGAACTGCTGCTGACCACGCCGCGTCTGAACGAGCACATCTCCGGTGCGATCCTGTACGACGAAACCATCCGCCAGTCGACCAAGGACGGCGTGCCGTTCGCCAAGTACATGGCCGACAACGGCATGATCCCGGGCATCAAGGTCGACAAGGGTGCACACCCGCTGGCCGGCTGCCCCGGTGAGCTGGTGACCGAAGGCCTGGACGGCCTGCGCGAGCGCCTGCAGGAGTATTACAAGCTGGGTGCACGTTTCGCCAAGTGGCGTGCGGTGATCAACATCGGCGACAACATGCCGTCGGGTACCTGCATCGAGTCCAACGCCCATGCGCTGGCCCGCTATGCCGCGCTGTGCCAGGAATGCGGCCTGGTGCCGATGGTCGAGCCGGAAGTGATCATGGACGGCGACCACGACATCGAGACCTGCTACGAAGTCACCGAAGCCACCCTGCGTTCGCTGTTCGATGCGCTGTACCAGCAGAACGTGGTGCTGGAAGGCACCATCCTGAAAGCCTCGATGGTCATCCCGGGCAAGACCTGCGACGAGCAGGTGGATGTCGAGGAAGTGGCTGAGTCCACCGTGATGTGCCTGAAGTCCACCGTGCCGGCAATCCTGCCGGGCGTGGTGTTCCTGTCTGGCGGCCAGAGCGATGAGCAGTCCACCGCTCACCTCAACGCCATGAACCAGATGGGCAACCTGCCGTGGCCGCTGAGCTTCTCCTACGGCCGCGCCATGCAGCAGGCCGCACTGAAGCTGTGGGCCAAGGACATGAAGGGCAACTACGCTGCCGCACAGAAGACCGTGTTCGAGCGCGCCAAGGAAAACGGCCAGGCTGCACAGGGCAAGTGGGAAGGCTGA
- the pyk gene encoding pyruvate kinase gives MIERQRRTKILATLGPATDAPGVLDDLFRAGVNVVRLNFSHGDPSGQAKRAADVRAAAQRVGVEVGILADLPGPKIRIERFAEGKIKLKAGDRFDLIASTSAPAGDTNQVGVSYLGLPQDVAPGDVLLLDDGLMQLQVVEVQGERIINTVLNDGVLSDRKGLNKQGGGLSLGALTERDKELIGIVAKIGVDFIAVSFCRNAQDMNDAREIAESHGCYAALVSKIERTEAIENLEEIVDASDVVMVARGDLGVEIGDAELPGLQKKIIKASLAQNKVVITATQMLQSMVESPIPTRAEVLDVANSVIDGTDAVMLSAETAAGMYPVKAVEAMARICLGAERQFQTETDFNASPRNLERADQAIAMATMFLAQHVGVRAIVAMTESGGTARYLSRFRAKSPIYAVTRHDGARRQMALMRDVFPINFDSRGFTPREAARGSIRLLVESNLLEAGDRVVFTSGEHMETHGATNTLRLLEVGNDGRASGLGDL, from the coding sequence ATGATTGAACGTCAGCGCCGCACCAAGATCCTCGCCACCCTCGGGCCGGCAACCGACGCGCCGGGCGTGCTGGACGATCTGTTCCGCGCCGGCGTCAATGTTGTGCGTTTGAACTTCTCCCACGGTGATCCGTCCGGCCAGGCCAAGCGCGCTGCCGATGTACGCGCCGCCGCGCAGCGTGTCGGTGTGGAAGTGGGCATCCTGGCCGACCTGCCGGGCCCGAAGATCCGCATCGAGCGCTTTGCCGAAGGCAAGATCAAGCTCAAGGCCGGTGATCGTTTCGACCTGATCGCCAGCACCTCGGCGCCGGCTGGTGATACCAACCAGGTGGGCGTGAGCTACCTGGGCCTGCCGCAGGACGTGGCACCCGGTGACGTGCTGCTGCTCGACGACGGCCTGATGCAGTTGCAGGTTGTGGAAGTGCAGGGCGAGCGCATCATCAACACCGTGCTCAACGACGGCGTGCTGTCCGACCGCAAGGGTTTGAACAAGCAGGGCGGTGGTCTGTCGCTGGGTGCGTTGACCGAGCGCGACAAGGAACTGATCGGCATCGTCGCCAAGATCGGCGTCGACTTCATTGCCGTCTCGTTCTGCCGCAACGCGCAGGACATGAACGACGCGCGCGAAATCGCCGAGTCGCATGGCTGCTACGCCGCGCTGGTGTCCAAGATCGAACGCACCGAAGCCATCGAGAACCTGGAAGAGATCGTTGACGCCAGCGATGTGGTGATGGTGGCGCGTGGCGACCTGGGCGTGGAAATCGGCGATGCCGAACTGCCGGGCCTGCAGAAGAAGATCATCAAGGCCTCGCTGGCGCAGAACAAGGTGGTGATCACCGCCACGCAGATGCTGCAGTCCATGGTCGAAAGCCCGATCCCGACCCGCGCTGAAGTGCTGGACGTGGCCAACTCGGTCATCGACGGTACCGACGCGGTGATGCTGTCGGCTGAAACCGCGGCCGGCATGTATCCGGTCAAGGCGGTCGAGGCGATGGCCCGCATCTGCCTGGGTGCCGAGCGCCAGTTCCAGACCGAGACCGATTTCAACGCCTCGCCGCGTAACTTGGAGCGTGCTGACCAGGCCATCGCCATGGCCACCATGTTCCTGGCCCAGCACGTGGGTGTGCGCGCCATCGTGGCGATGACCGAATCCGGTGGTACCGCCCGTTACCTGTCGCGCTTCCGCGCCAAATCGCCGATCTATGCGGTCACCCGCCATGACGGCGCGCGCCGGCAGATGGCACTGATGCGCGATGTGTTCCCGATCAACTTCGACAGCCGGGGCTTCACCCCGCGTGAAGCCGCGCGCGGCAGCATCCGTCTGCTGGTCGAGTCCAATCTGCTGGAAGCCGGTGATCGCGTGGTGTTCACCAGCGGTGAGCACATGGAAACCCATGGCGCCACCAATACCCTGCGTCTGCTGGAAGTGGGCAACGACGGCCGCGCCAGCGGTCTGGGCGACCTCTAA
- a CDS encoding HAD-IA family hydrolase, with product MSRDVFFFDLDGTLIDSAVGITRCVAHALEKMDQPVPGDAELRKWIGPALRTSFAPVFGDAQRVEQAVELYRERFDVLGWQEHEIYAGIGEVVQGLRAAGHRLAVVTAKNEPHARRIVAHLPFGECFEDIIGATPDGSRSHKPELIAEALQRLSLQPSQCWMIGDRRMDIEGARHHGMRNVGVLWGFGGREELQAAGAGALAATPAELAALLRA from the coding sequence ATGAGCCGCGATGTCTTCTTCTTCGATCTCGACGGCACGTTGATTGATTCGGCCGTCGGCATCACCCGCTGCGTGGCCCACGCGCTGGAAAAGATGGATCAGCCGGTGCCGGGTGATGCCGAGCTGCGCAAGTGGATCGGCCCGGCGCTGCGTACCAGCTTCGCCCCGGTATTCGGCGACGCGCAGCGGGTCGAGCAGGCGGTGGAGCTGTACCGCGAACGTTTCGACGTGCTGGGCTGGCAGGAGCACGAGATCTATGCCGGCATTGGCGAGGTCGTGCAGGGCCTGCGTGCGGCCGGCCATCGTCTGGCGGTGGTCACCGCCAAGAACGAGCCACATGCGCGGCGCATCGTTGCCCATCTGCCGTTTGGCGAATGCTTCGAGGACATCATCGGCGCAACCCCGGATGGATCGCGTAGCCACAAGCCGGAGCTGATCGCCGAGGCCTTGCAGCGCTTGTCGCTGCAGCCATCGCAGTGCTGGATGATCGGTGACCGGCGCATGGATATCGAGGGGGCTCGCCACCACGGCATGCGCAATGTCGGCGTGCTGTGGGGCTTTGGTGGCCGCGAAGAGCTGCAGGCTGCCGGCGCGGGTGCCTTGGCAGCGACGCCGGCCGAACTGGCGGCGCTGCTGCGTGCGTGA
- a CDS encoding phosphoglycerate kinase has translation MSIVRMTDLDLSGKRVLIRQDLNVPIDESGKITSEQRITASLPTLKLALEAGAAVLVTSHLGRPKEGVWTEADSLAPVAKRLSELLGVDVPLVKDWVDGVDLALGQIVLLENCRMNVGEGKDDEALSKKYAALCDVFVMDAFGTAHRAQASTHGVIRFAPVAAGGPLLMAELDALDKALANPARPLLAIVAGSKVSTKLELLSSLVSKVDQLIVGGGIANTFIAAEGHGVGKSLVENDLLDTARKIDADAKARGAEIPLPTDVVVAPAFAADAPATVKAVDAVTADDMILDIGPQTAAQYAELIAKAGTVVWNGPVGVFEFDAFGKGTEALAKAIASSNAFSIAGGGDTLAAVDKYGIAKQVSYISTGGGAFLEFLEGKTLPAVAALEARGK, from the coding sequence ATGTCCATCGTTCGCATGACCGACCTCGACCTTTCCGGCAAGCGCGTACTGATCCGCCAGGATCTGAACGTGCCGATCGATGAGAGCGGCAAGATCACCTCCGAGCAGCGCATCACCGCGTCGCTGCCGACCCTGAAGCTGGCGCTTGAGGCCGGTGCGGCCGTGCTGGTCACCTCGCACCTGGGCCGCCCCAAGGAAGGCGTGTGGACCGAGGCCGATTCGCTGGCACCGGTGGCCAAGCGCCTGTCCGAGCTGCTGGGCGTGGATGTGCCGCTGGTCAAGGATTGGGTGGACGGCGTGGACCTGGCCCTGGGCCAGATCGTGCTGCTGGAAAACTGCCGCATGAACGTGGGCGAGGGCAAGGACGACGAGGCGCTGTCGAAGAAGTACGCGGCGCTGTGCGATGTGTTCGTGATGGATGCCTTCGGCACCGCGCACCGCGCCCAGGCCTCCACTCATGGCGTGATCCGCTTCGCCCCGGTCGCCGCGGGTGGTCCGCTGCTGATGGCCGAGCTGGATGCGCTGGACAAGGCGCTGGCCAACCCGGCGCGGCCGCTGCTGGCCATCGTTGCCGGTTCCAAGGTCTCCACCAAGCTGGAGCTGCTGTCCAGCCTGGTCAGCAAGGTGGATCAGTTGATCGTCGGCGGCGGCATCGCCAATACCTTCATCGCTGCCGAAGGGCATGGCGTGGGCAAGTCGCTGGTCGAGAACGATCTGCTCGATACCGCCCGCAAGATCGATGCCGATGCCAAGGCGCGCGGCGCCGAAATCCCGCTGCCGACCGACGTGGTCGTGGCCCCGGCCTTTGCCGCCGATGCACCGGCCACGGTCAAGGCGGTGGACGCGGTAACTGCCGACGACATGATCCTCGATATCGGCCCGCAGACAGCTGCCCAGTACGCCGAACTGATCGCCAAGGCCGGCACCGTGGTGTGGAACGGCCCGGTCGGCGTGTTCGAGTTCGACGCCTTCGGCAAGGGCACCGAAGCGCTGGCCAAGGCCATTGCAAGCTCCAATGCATTCTCCATCGCCGGTGGTGGTGACACCCTGGCCGCAGTCGACAAGTACGGCATCGCCAAGCAGGTGAGCTACATCTCCACCGGCGGCGGTGCGTTCCTGGAGTTCCTGGAAGGCAAGACCTTGCCGGCGGTGGCAGCGCTGGAGGCTCGCGGCAAGTGA
- a CDS encoding GNAT family N-acetyltransferase gives MSPRLPQPELSSPRLHLREVRADDAPALFAIHSDPQVMRYWSYPAWTELQQAEQKIADIQRQRRELDILIWAIADASTDLLIGSGVLFAIDLPQGRAEIGYSLHPDWQGRGLASEALRLILAYAFNQLRLRRIEADIDPRNQPSRRLVEGLGFIHEGVFRERWNVNDEICDSAMYGLLSKDFKP, from the coding sequence ATGTCGCCACGCCTGCCACAACCCGAGCTGTCCAGTCCCCGCCTGCACCTGCGCGAAGTCCGTGCTGACGACGCCCCGGCGCTGTTTGCCATCCACAGCGACCCACAGGTAATGCGCTACTGGAGCTACCCGGCCTGGACCGAATTGCAGCAGGCTGAGCAGAAGATTGCCGATATCCAGCGCCAGCGTCGCGAGCTGGACATCCTGATCTGGGCCATTGCCGATGCCAGCACCGACCTGCTGATCGGCAGCGGTGTGCTGTTCGCCATCGACCTCCCACAGGGCCGCGCGGAAATTGGTTACAGCCTGCATCCCGACTGGCAGGGCCGCGGCCTGGCCAGCGAAGCCCTGCGGCTGATCCTAGCTTACGCGTTCAACCAACTGCGGCTGCGCCGCATCGAAGCCGACATCGATCCACGCAACCAGCCCTCCCGCCGTCTGGTGGAAGGGCTGGGCTTCATCCACGAAGGCGTGTTCCGCGAACGTTGGAACGTGAACGACGAAATCTGCGACAGCGCCATGTACGGCCTGCTGAGCAAGGACTTCAAACCGTAG
- a CDS encoding DUF3999 family protein: protein MIKRLLVMALLPLSAHAADDFARQWPLQLSQPEAGAYRVPLDSTVYAAVHWRDLRDVLVIDADGKPVASAVYAAATPLGGAVRTAPLQWFALPAASAAGDDDLSVVVQRDTAGKVISIRNLVGTAPAATAADPVWLIDLGDEAGKLHKLLVDWSDTAASLDLGYRLEGSDDLRGWQVLDPQVRLVQLRNQGNELRSNSIPVESSLRYLRLVPLQRSGAPPLQGLRGEFADVVEAGDWQWQELQAAAGGNGKDGYLYRLQGRFPVQRLDVLMPANSAVSWTVSSRDEDRARAADGEPVWQTLTSGWNAWNLTQAGRQQRSAPLETSGIIDDRQWRLQAEPGAVPAAAPVLRLGYRPGSVVFLAQGKPPYLLVAGSADEGKAQAALEPMLAALRTHNGAQWQPAAASLGAGAQRAGDAAYQQPEAPRDWKNVVLWLVLVLGAAAVAGFAFSLIRSSRTDKSEP, encoded by the coding sequence ATGATCAAACGCCTGCTGGTAATGGCCCTGCTGCCGCTCAGTGCCCACGCGGCCGACGACTTTGCCCGGCAATGGCCGCTGCAGTTGTCGCAGCCCGAGGCCGGTGCCTATCGCGTGCCGCTGGATTCAACGGTGTACGCGGCGGTGCATTGGCGCGACCTGCGCGATGTACTGGTGATCGATGCCGATGGCAAGCCGGTGGCAAGCGCGGTATATGCCGCAGCGACACCGCTGGGCGGCGCAGTGCGCACCGCGCCGTTGCAATGGTTTGCATTGCCAGCGGCCAGCGCGGCGGGCGACGATGACCTGAGCGTGGTGGTGCAGCGCGATACCGCCGGCAAGGTGATCTCCATCCGCAACCTGGTAGGCACGGCGCCTGCGGCAACCGCAGCCGACCCGGTATGGCTGATCGATCTGGGCGATGAAGCAGGCAAGCTGCACAAGCTGCTGGTGGACTGGAGCGACACGGCGGCCTCGCTGGATCTGGGCTACCGGTTGGAAGGCAGCGATGACCTGCGCGGCTGGCAGGTGCTGGACCCACAGGTGCGGCTGGTGCAGCTGCGCAACCAGGGCAATGAGCTGCGCAGCAACAGCATTCCGGTTGAATCGAGCCTGCGCTATCTCCGTCTGGTGCCGCTGCAGCGTAGCGGTGCGCCGCCGTTGCAGGGCTTGCGCGGTGAGTTCGCCGACGTGGTTGAAGCCGGCGACTGGCAGTGGCAGGAATTACAGGCCGCGGCAGGCGGCAATGGCAAGGATGGTTACCTGTATCGCCTGCAGGGGCGGTTCCCGGTGCAGCGGCTGGATGTGTTGATGCCGGCCAACAGCGCGGTGAGCTGGACGGTCTCCAGCCGCGATGAGGATCGGGCCCGGGCCGCCGACGGCGAACCTGTCTGGCAGACCCTGACCAGCGGCTGGAATGCGTGGAACCTGACACAGGCCGGTCGGCAGCAGCGTTCAGCGCCGCTGGAAACCTCGGGCATCATCGATGATCGGCAATGGCGCCTGCAGGCCGAACCGGGTGCGGTACCTGCCGCTGCGCCTGTGCTGCGGCTGGGCTATCGCCCGGGCAGCGTGGTGTTTCTTGCACAGGGCAAGCCGCCTTACCTGCTGGTTGCCGGCAGCGCGGATGAAGGCAAGGCGCAGGCCGCGCTCGAGCCGATGCTGGCGGCATTGCGTACACACAACGGTGCGCAGTGGCAGCCGGCCGCGGCAAGCCTGGGCGCCGGTGCGCAGCGCGCCGGCGATGCGGCCTACCAGCAGCCCGAAGCGCCGCGCGACTGGAAGAACGTGGTGTTGTGGCTGGTGCTGGTGTTGGGTGCAGCAGCGGTGGCGGGTTTTGCTTTCAGCTTGATTCGAAGCAGCCGCACGGACAAAAGCGAACCATGA